A section of the Candidatus Latescibacterota bacterium genome encodes:
- a CDS encoding insulinase family protein — MNTSHFSRREDIRKVTLDDGVTLLTQCVPDALSVSIGAWVRCGSRDEGAQHNGITHFLEHMVFKGTERRSALEISLAIDRVGGQLDAFTTKELTCFSARVLAEYVDTALDVLGDMLGHASLDGELIDVEKQVVVEEIRNVLDDPDDLIHELASAEVFGEHPLGLPILGTEDTVESFSRDDLSAYLDARYTAGNVIVAAVGPLSHDEMRGRVETWFHVRPGAALARNGSAPPAPRRRVVTQVRELQQQHLWLGRLGVSSADADRYGLLLLSTLLGGSMSSRLFQVIRERAGLAYNIYSFSDFASDAGLLGSYMAVSPRRSDDAIRLTLSEYAKLCAEGCSLDELEDTKMQLKGNLLLAMESMNARMSRLARGEINEGRQIGVEELVARVDAVSRDDIQRLATTYLDPATLTLVSLGPNAGPGSF, encoded by the coding sequence ATGAACACCAGCCACTTCTCCCGCCGGGAGGACATTCGCAAGGTGACCCTGGACGACGGGGTCACCTTGCTTACTCAGTGCGTGCCCGACGCCCTGTCGGTGAGCATCGGCGCCTGGGTGCGCTGCGGCAGCCGCGACGAGGGCGCCCAGCACAACGGCATCACGCACTTCCTCGAGCACATGGTCTTCAAGGGCACCGAGCGGCGCAGCGCCCTCGAGATCTCCCTGGCCATCGACCGCGTCGGCGGCCAGCTGGACGCCTTCACGACCAAGGAGCTCACCTGCTTCTCCGCCCGCGTGCTCGCGGAGTACGTGGACACGGCCCTGGACGTCCTCGGCGACATGCTCGGCCACGCCTCGCTGGACGGCGAGCTGATCGACGTGGAGAAGCAGGTGGTGGTCGAGGAGATCCGCAACGTCCTGGACGACCCGGACGACCTCATCCACGAGCTGGCGAGCGCCGAGGTCTTCGGCGAGCACCCGCTGGGCCTGCCGATCCTCGGCACCGAGGACACGGTGGAGTCCTTCTCGCGGGACGATCTCAGCGCCTACCTGGACGCGCGCTACACGGCGGGCAACGTGATCGTCGCCGCCGTGGGGCCGCTCAGCCACGACGAGATGCGCGGGCGCGTGGAGACCTGGTTCCACGTCCGTCCGGGCGCCGCGCTCGCCCGCAACGGCAGTGCCCCGCCGGCGCCCCGGCGCCGGGTCGTCACCCAGGTCCGGGAGCTGCAGCAGCAGCACCTCTGGCTCGGCCGGCTGGGCGTGAGCAGCGCCGACGCGGACCGCTACGGCTTGCTCCTCCTCAGCACGCTGCTGGGCGGCAGCATGAGCAGCCGGCTCTTCCAGGTGATCCGTGAGCGGGCGGGGCTGGCCTACAACATCTACTCCTTCTCCGACTTCGCCAGCGACGCGGGGCTGCTGGGCAGCTACATGGCCGTCTCGCCTCGACGCAGCGACGACGCGATCCGCCTCACCCTCTCCGAGTACGCGAAGCTCTGCGCGGAGGGCTGCTCCCTCGACGAGCTCGAGGACACCAAGATGCAGCTCAAGGGCAACCTGCTGCTGGCCATGGAGAGCATGAACGCCCGCATGAGCCGTCTGGCCCGCGGGGAGATCAACGAGGGGCGGCAGATCGGCGTGGAGGAGCTGGTGGCCAGGGTGGACGCGGTCAGCCGCGACGACATCCAGCGCCTGGCGACCACCTACCTCGACCCGGCCACGCTCACCCTCGTGAGCCTCGGCCCCAACGCCGGCCCGGGCTCCTTCTGA
- a CDS encoding IS1 family transposase, with product MNKPTILRQGWQPPFCPNPNCKYHRILDGHWPFKRQGVYYRAAKPHRIQRFQCTDCRRSFSTQTFSTSYWLKRPDVLPRLFMKTVGGMANRQIARDLGVAPSTVDRQLARLGRHCLLYQTRLLERCRPRGAVIVDGFETFEYSQYFPFHHNLAVEAESSFAFGFTDSPLRRKGRMRPDQKKRRAELEERWGRPDPKAVEKGVRELLRIVCRGLDRLELRSDDHPAYPRAMRPLKVRFAHYITPSTDRRDADNDLFEVNLLDLLIRHSSANHRRETIAWSKRRNASALRLWIMVVWRNCVKRRHEKGPPVSPAMLKGLTDRLLRVPEILAERLFRSRIELPTSWGTTYAGEDETPALGINRQHALTYAT from the coding sequence ATGAACAAGCCCACGATTCTCCGCCAGGGCTGGCAGCCGCCCTTCTGCCCCAATCCCAACTGCAAGTACCACCGGATCTTGGACGGCCACTGGCCCTTCAAACGCCAGGGCGTCTACTACCGCGCGGCCAAGCCCCACCGCATCCAGCGTTTCCAGTGCACCGACTGCAGGCGCTCCTTCAGTACCCAGACCTTCTCGACGAGCTACTGGCTCAAGCGGCCGGACGTCCTGCCCAGGCTCTTCATGAAGACCGTCGGTGGCATGGCCAATCGGCAGATCGCCCGGGATCTGGGCGTCGCGCCGAGCACGGTGGATCGCCAGCTGGCCAGGCTAGGCCGCCACTGCCTCCTGTACCAAACCAGGCTCCTCGAGCGCTGTAGACCGCGTGGAGCGGTAATCGTCGACGGCTTCGAGACCTTCGAGTACAGCCAGTACTTCCCCTTCCACCACAACCTGGCCGTCGAGGCCGAGAGCAGCTTCGCCTTCGGCTTCACCGACAGCCCGCTCCGCCGAAAGGGCCGAATGCGACCGGATCAGAAGAAGCGCCGCGCGGAACTCGAGGAGCGCTGGGGAAGACCCGACCCGAAGGCCGTGGAGAAGGGCGTTCGGGAGCTGCTGCGGATCGTCTGCCGGGGTTTGGATCGGCTGGAACTCCGCAGCGACGACCACCCGGCCTACCCGCGGGCCATGCGGCCGCTGAAGGTGAGGTTTGCGCACTACATCACGCCCTCGACTGACCGCCGGGACGCCGACAACGACCTCTTCGAGGTGAACCTGCTGGACCTGTTGATCCGCCACAGCAGCGCGAACCACCGGCGGGAGACGATTGCCTGGTCAAAGCGGCGGAACGCCTCAGCTCTGAGGCTCTGGATCATGGTCGTCTGGCGGAATTGCGTGAAGCGTCGGCACGAGAAGGGGCCGCCGGTGAGCCCGGCCATGCTGAAGGGGCTGACCGACCGTTTGCTGCGTGTGCCCGAGATCCTGGCGGAGCGGCTGTTCCGCAGCCGGATCGAGCTTCCGACGAGCTGGGGCACCACCTACGCCGGCGAGGACGAAACACCTGCACTGGGGATCAATCGGCAGCATGCCCTGACGTATGCAACCTAG
- a CDS encoding TrkA family potassium uptake protein, with product MGERTIKRAAVVGLGRFGRAVARTLSELGVEVLAVDRELRYVEMVKDDVDLAVCVDATQESALDELDVRNVDLLVVGVGELFEENILITSWAAEAGIPQVITRAGTPVRRRILERVGATRVLFAEQEMGQRLAQNLVRGDALEFVDLPDDYSLRELEVPAPFVGRTLGELGLRRNHGLAVLAVRRITLAEGKSERRVFPVPDGDFRFEAGDRLSVIARNEDFARLKH from the coding sequence ATGGGCGAGCGGACGATCAAGCGCGCGGCGGTGGTGGGCCTCGGCCGTTTCGGCCGCGCCGTGGCCCGCACGCTCAGCGAGCTCGGCGTGGAGGTCCTCGCCGTGGACCGCGAGCTGCGCTACGTGGAGATGGTCAAGGACGACGTCGACCTGGCCGTCTGCGTGGACGCGACCCAGGAGAGCGCGCTGGACGAGCTGGACGTCCGCAACGTGGACCTGCTGGTGGTGGGCGTGGGCGAGCTGTTCGAGGAGAACATCCTCATCACGTCCTGGGCGGCCGAGGCGGGCATCCCCCAGGTCATCACCCGCGCGGGGACGCCGGTGCGCCGGCGCATCCTGGAGCGGGTCGGCGCCACCCGCGTGCTCTTCGCGGAACAGGAGATGGGCCAGCGCCTGGCCCAGAACCTGGTGCGCGGCGACGCGCTGGAGTTCGTGGACCTGCCGGACGACTACTCGCTGCGCGAGCTCGAGGTGCCCGCGCCCTTCGTGGGCCGCACGCTCGGCGAGCTGGGGCTGCGCCGCAACCACGGGCTGGCGGTGCTGGCGGTGCGGCGCATCACGCTGGCCGAGGGCAAGAGCGAGCGGCGGGTCTTTCCCGTGCCCGACGGCGACTTCCGCTTCGAGGCCGGCGACCGCCTGTCGGTCATCGCGCGCAACGAGGACTTCGCCAGGCTCAAGCACTGA
- the asnS gene encoding asparagine--tRNA ligase: MQSVRIAAIGEHDGREVTLAGWLYNKRGSKKLQFLQVRDGSGTIQAVGSLADLGEERFAALDALTQETSLTVTGTVHADERAPGGYELLLTDFAVIAPSVDFPITPKEHGVDFLLERRHLWLRSRQQHALLTVRGTLIAAIHEFMRQDGFLHVDAPIFTPSSVEGTTTLFAVDYYGDKAFLTQSGQLYMEAAAAAFGKVYCFGPTFRAEKSKTRRHLTEFWMMEPEMAFADLADVMDVSERLLEYVAGRVLEAHRGLLEDVLERDCAALERVKAPFPRMHYDDAVAFLRAKGVDFEWGGDFGAEDETLLSDAHDRPLFVHHFPSAIKAFYMAPDPDDPKYCLSVDCLAPEGYGEIVGGGQRADDLEFLERRIAEHGLPSAPYEWYLDLRRYGSFPHSGFGIGVERTLAWLAGRRHIRECIPFPRMMTRITP; this comes from the coding sequence ATGCAATCGGTGAGAATCGCCGCCATCGGCGAGCACGACGGTCGCGAGGTCACCCTCGCGGGCTGGCTCTACAACAAGCGGGGCAGCAAGAAGCTCCAGTTCCTGCAGGTCAGGGACGGCTCGGGCACCATCCAGGCGGTGGGGTCGCTGGCGGACCTCGGCGAGGAGCGCTTCGCCGCCCTCGACGCCCTGACCCAGGAGACGAGCCTCACGGTCACCGGCACCGTCCACGCGGACGAGCGCGCCCCCGGCGGCTACGAGCTCCTGCTGACCGACTTCGCCGTGATCGCCCCCAGCGTGGACTTTCCCATCACGCCCAAGGAGCACGGCGTGGACTTCCTGCTGGAGCGCCGCCACCTCTGGCTGCGCAGCCGGCAGCAGCACGCGCTGCTCACCGTGCGCGGCACGCTGATCGCGGCCATCCACGAGTTCATGCGCCAGGACGGCTTCCTGCACGTGGACGCGCCCATCTTCACGCCCAGCTCCGTGGAGGGCACGACCACGCTCTTCGCCGTGGACTACTACGGCGACAAGGCCTTCCTCACCCAGAGCGGACAGCTCTACATGGAGGCCGCCGCGGCGGCCTTCGGCAAGGTCTACTGCTTCGGCCCCACCTTCCGCGCCGAGAAGAGCAAGACCCGCCGCCATCTCACCGAGTTCTGGATGATGGAGCCGGAGATGGCCTTCGCCGACCTCGCGGACGTCATGGACGTGAGCGAGCGCCTGCTCGAGTACGTCGCCGGCCGCGTGCTGGAGGCCCACCGCGGCCTGCTGGAGGACGTCCTCGAGCGCGACTGCGCCGCCCTCGAGCGGGTGAAGGCGCCCTTCCCGCGCATGCACTACGACGACGCCGTGGCCTTCCTGCGCGCGAAGGGCGTGGACTTCGAGTGGGGCGGGGACTTCGGCGCCGAGGACGAGACCCTGCTCTCGGACGCCCACGACCGGCCGCTCTTCGTCCACCATTTCCCGAGCGCGATCAAGGCCTTCTACATGGCCCCCGATCCGGACGACCCGAAGTACTGCCTCTCGGTGGACTGCCTCGCCCCCGAGGGCTACGGCGAGATCGTCGGCGGCGGCCAGCGCGCCGACGACCTGGAGTTCCTCGAGCGGCGCATCGCCGAGCACGGGCTGCCCAGCGCGCCCTACGAGTGGTACCTTGACCTCCGGCGCTACGGGAGCTTCCCCCACAGCGGCTTCGGCATCGGCGTGGAGCGCACCCTGGCCTGGCTGGCCGGGCGCCGGCACATCCGCGAGTGCATCCCCTTCCCGCGGATGATGACGCGCATCACGCCCTAG
- a CDS encoding tetratricopeptide repeat protein, translated as MSRPARLRLRILATTLLLASAARAGAETGEELRFFRSLEADGLHAVAAGQMETWLAAHPDDPARTEVEHLLGRSYEAQGDTRRMLRWLARFAADAPEDPRAPEALFAAGRAAVADSLPADAESVLERLLRDHADSARREDALLLLARLRADEGRGAEARQLLGLVIQQTGDAGLLGQALWARAALRDDVDPDGARADRERLMASLPRDSLAVEAALRVAADRRATGDDAAARKALDWALDRSQDAAQQARALRSRAALSADAGRPADAARDLATLRRRLPAAQLSPDDLTREIELLLAADKPRDAVARARERVADAPSAAHLALLARAEEAAGRADDALATWADCAAADPAGELGLLARRRRVGLLLAGAGPLPALERGVEELLPWLGDPLERAEVLHALGAREAALGHPDAARRAWSRVAEDAPPCAPLLASLLELGGLAEERGDWDAARAHYGRLLRQFGGSAEASAAATRLDVLSRFTAPDRPAALEALLALLDEERARGAARGRDFRVGLVLLDTLKDFPGAMAQFDALGESVADAEGRAWAWLYAGRAAAREAERRALPGTRQGGVGDWRGRARERLRRAEVAGLPRVSDEAARESLDLALAAARDDAERRALLDAALFAHGDDPRWARARYRRASLTDPAGADSTALVAARADAEGALALDPSAAFAPAARLLAGRLALAQGDASALDAAERQFRRLVDREPSGVESALARLGLGEVEEARGRQGRAIDHYRAFLETALTGDARARCLLHLGDCHYALREWDAASEAYALLVDMAPPAPLADAARYRVALVAERRGDVAAAREAYCRLLDDAAPRYRREAAWRLADHALAAGDSAAAEDALRRLQTLGDDGPHAAEGALRLARLLLARGEGGEARRAYDALLARGDAGALEPTLRAERVRALLLAGDAGGARKAWAALGDSPDARIDDAERARVLLAFGEERAAAGDVAAALTRLEACAENFPATDAAPAARFAAGLLKARRGDGDGALADFLRVARDAPASPAAPAARRKAAALLFARGDYAAASDQLEACVAGEASPDADLLYNSALALEKREDREGTLARLEQFLARYPEDRRAPEAMMKAAYSLHELGRHEQAVLAYQRAEIFQDDEGKARLTFWVGDSLEALGRRDAALGAFLKVGYLYGDQGLWGVTATLRAAFLYERSGALDEARQLYARVLANQGPDSDPGRSAAEALRRLDALARTDTAGQGQ; from the coding sequence ATGTCCCGCCCCGCGCGCCTTCGGCTCCGCATCCTCGCGACGACGCTGCTCCTGGCGTCGGCCGCGCGGGCAGGGGCGGAGACGGGCGAGGAGCTTCGCTTCTTCCGCTCCCTCGAGGCCGACGGCCTCCACGCCGTGGCGGCCGGCCAGATGGAGACCTGGCTCGCCGCCCATCCCGACGATCCCGCGCGCACCGAGGTCGAGCACCTGCTCGGCCGCAGCTACGAGGCCCAGGGCGACACCCGGCGCATGCTGCGCTGGCTGGCCCGCTTCGCCGCCGACGCGCCCGAGGACCCGCGCGCGCCCGAGGCGCTCTTCGCCGCCGGCCGCGCCGCCGTGGCGGACAGCCTCCCCGCCGACGCCGAGTCCGTGCTCGAGCGCCTGCTCCGCGACCACGCCGACAGCGCGCGCCGGGAGGACGCCCTGCTCCTCCTCGCCCGCCTGCGCGCCGACGAAGGCCGCGGCGCCGAGGCGCGCCAGCTGCTCGGCCTCGTGATCCAGCAGACCGGCGACGCGGGGCTCCTCGGCCAGGCACTGTGGGCCCGCGCCGCGCTGCGGGACGACGTCGATCCGGACGGCGCCCGCGCCGACCGCGAACGTCTCATGGCCAGCCTGCCACGGGACTCCCTCGCGGTGGAGGCCGCGCTCCGCGTGGCGGCGGATCGCCGCGCCACCGGCGACGATGCGGCCGCGCGCAAGGCGCTGGACTGGGCGCTCGACCGCAGCCAGGACGCGGCCCAGCAGGCGCGCGCCCTGCGCTCCCGCGCCGCGCTGAGCGCGGACGCGGGGCGCCCCGCCGATGCCGCCCGCGACCTTGCGACCCTCCGCCGCCGTCTGCCCGCGGCGCAGCTCAGTCCCGACGACCTCACGCGCGAGATCGAGCTGCTGCTGGCGGCCGACAAGCCCCGGGACGCCGTCGCCCGCGCCCGCGAGCGGGTCGCCGACGCGCCGAGCGCGGCGCATCTCGCCCTGCTCGCGCGCGCCGAGGAGGCGGCGGGACGCGCGGACGACGCCCTCGCGACCTGGGCCGACTGCGCGGCCGCCGACCCCGCGGGTGAACTGGGTCTGCTCGCCCGCCGTCGCCGGGTGGGCCTGTTGCTGGCGGGCGCCGGGCCGCTGCCCGCGCTGGAGCGCGGCGTCGAGGAGTTGCTGCCCTGGCTGGGCGATCCCCTCGAGCGCGCGGAGGTCCTGCACGCGCTCGGCGCGCGCGAGGCGGCGCTTGGCCATCCCGACGCGGCGCGCCGCGCCTGGTCGCGCGTGGCGGAGGACGCCCCGCCCTGCGCGCCGCTGCTGGCGTCGCTGCTGGAACTCGGCGGTCTCGCGGAGGAGCGCGGCGACTGGGACGCGGCCCGCGCCCACTACGGGCGCCTGCTGCGCCAGTTCGGCGGCAGCGCCGAGGCGTCCGCCGCCGCCACGCGCCTGGACGTCCTCTCGCGCTTCACGGCCCCCGACCGTCCCGCGGCCCTCGAGGCACTGCTCGCCCTGCTCGACGAGGAGCGCGCGCGGGGCGCGGCGCGCGGGCGCGACTTCCGCGTCGGCCTGGTGCTGCTCGACACGCTCAAGGACTTCCCGGGCGCCATGGCGCAGTTCGACGCCCTGGGGGAGAGCGTCGCCGACGCGGAGGGACGCGCCTGGGCCTGGCTTTACGCCGGCCGCGCCGCGGCACGGGAGGCGGAGCGCCGCGCGCTGCCGGGGACGCGGCAGGGAGGCGTGGGCGACTGGCGGGGCCGCGCGCGCGAGCGCCTGCGGCGCGCCGAGGTCGCGGGGCTGCCGCGCGTGAGCGACGAGGCCGCGCGCGAATCGCTCGATCTCGCGCTGGCCGCCGCCCGCGACGACGCGGAGCGCCGCGCGCTGCTCGACGCGGCGCTCTTCGCCCACGGCGACGATCCCCGCTGGGCGCGCGCCCGCTACCGCCGCGCGTCGCTCACCGATCCCGCGGGCGCGGACTCCACCGCGCTCGTCGCGGCGCGCGCCGACGCGGAAGGCGCCCTCGCGCTCGACCCCTCGGCGGCCTTCGCGCCCGCCGCGCGCCTGCTGGCCGGGCGCCTCGCGCTCGCGCAGGGCGACGCATCCGCCCTCGACGCGGCCGAGCGGCAGTTCCGTCGCCTGGTGGACCGGGAGCCGAGCGGTGTGGAGTCGGCCCTCGCGCGGCTCGGCCTCGGCGAGGTGGAGGAGGCGCGCGGGCGTCAGGGCCGCGCCATCGACCACTACCGCGCCTTCCTCGAGACCGCGCTCACGGGCGACGCGCGCGCGCGCTGCCTGCTGCACCTGGGCGACTGCCACTACGCGCTCCGCGAGTGGGACGCCGCGAGCGAGGCCTACGCGCTGCTCGTCGACATGGCGCCGCCCGCGCCGCTGGCCGACGCCGCGCGCTACCGCGTGGCACTGGTGGCGGAGCGGCGCGGCGATGTCGCCGCCGCGCGCGAGGCCTACTGCCGGCTGCTGGACGACGCCGCGCCGCGCTACCGGCGCGAGGCGGCGTGGCGTCTCGCGGATCACGCGCTGGCGGCGGGGGACAGCGCCGCCGCCGAGGACGCCCTGCGGCGCCTGCAGACCCTCGGCGACGACGGCCCGCACGCGGCCGAGGGCGCGCTGCGACTCGCCCGTCTGCTCCTGGCGCGCGGCGAGGGGGGCGAGGCGCGTCGCGCCTACGACGCGCTGCTCGCGCGGGGGGACGCGGGCGCGCTCGAACCCACGCTGCGCGCCGAGCGGGTGCGCGCGCTGCTGCTCGCGGGCGACGCCGGCGGCGCGCGCAAGGCCTGGGCGGCGCTCGGGGACTCGCCGGACGCGCGGATCGACGACGCCGAACGCGCGCGCGTGCTGCTCGCCTTCGGCGAGGAGCGCGCCGCCGCCGGGGACGTCGCGGCCGCGCTCACGCGCCTCGAGGCCTGCGCCGAGAACTTCCCCGCCACCGACGCGGCGCCCGCCGCGCGCTTCGCCGCGGGGCTGCTCAAGGCCCGCCGGGGCGACGGCGACGGCGCCCTGGCGGACTTCCTGCGCGTGGCGCGGGACGCCCCGGCCAGCCCCGCCGCGCCGGCGGCCCGCCGCAAGGCTGCGGCGCTGCTCTTCGCCCGCGGCGACTACGCCGCCGCCAGCGACCAGCTCGAAGCCTGCGTGGCGGGCGAGGCGTCGCCCGACGCCGACCTCCTCTACAACTCCGCGCTGGCCCTGGAGAAGCGCGAGGACCGCGAAGGCACCCTCGCACGCCTGGAGCAGTTCCTCGCGCGCTATCCGGAGGACCGCCGCGCCCCCGAGGCCATGATGAAGGCGGCCTACAGCCTGCACGAGCTGGGACGTCACGAGCAGGCCGTGCTCGCCTACCAGCGCGCCGAGATCTTCCAGGACGACGAGGGCAAGGCGCGTCTCACCTTCTGGGTGGGGGACAGCCTGGAGGCGCTGGGCCGTCGCGACGCCGCGCTGGGGGCCTTCCTCAAGGTGGGCTACCTCTACGGCGACCAGGGGCTCTGGGGCGTGACGGCCACGCTGCGCGCGGCCTTCCTCTACGAGCGCAGCGGCGCGCTCGACGAGGCGCGCCAGCTCTATGCCAGGGTGCTCGCGAACCAGGGGCCGGACTCCGACCCCGGGCGCAGCGCCGCGGAGGCGCTTCGCCGCCTCGATGCGCTGGCCCGAACCGACACCGCAGGGCAGGGTCAATGA
- the uvrA gene encoding excinuclease ABC subunit UvrA, whose translation MSTRGAPIRVHGARENNLRGIDVEIPRYSFTVLTGPSGSGKSSLAFDTLFAEGRRRYVESLSSQARQLFGELHRPDVDLVEGLSPAVAVNQHSTAAGPRSTVGTLSEIGNFLRLLYARVGELGEGGYVMDPEAIRERLEALPEGTRLTLLAPVLEERKGAQKRLLDRLRREGLVRVRLNGELRDLDEDLRLEAGRRNSVEAVVDRLVCGPKSQRRLADSVSRALELSGGRLRALIQSAGAGGDEDVETLDLAVARGGERALPEISPSLFSFNSRRGACPECQGLGRSRRVQLDLLVTSPAKSLADGALPVLAGARGAWLLAQIEALGAVLGFTLDTPWRKISEEARVTLLHGTGRGGLDIQLRSPRGRVRKTFPGLIPYLERRHAETSSASLRKSIEALMGDEPCPACGGKRLSEDALRVSLGGLDFAALSALTLRELDVHLAALRFSGPRRDVAGEILPEIRSRLAFLDRVGLGYLSLDRRASTLSGGERQRLALAEQVGSAMTGVLYILDEPSIGLHPRDHHALLDTLITLRDRGNTVLVVEHDRATIERADWIIDLGPGAGERGGEVVAAGDLAAIRAHAASPTGRSLREALGRPLRAPRPPGKAWLRVMGASLHNLKDLEAEFPLGLLTCVTGVSGSGKSSLVHDTLYRHLARALGRETPTPGPCRRFSGAGAVDDVVYVDQAPIGRSPRSNPATYAGLWNEVRRLYASLPESKLRGYGPGRFSFNVKGGRCEHCQGDGERKVTLHFLPPAYVPCEVCRGRRFNRETLEIHYRGRTIAEVLDMTVEQAREHFSEIPALGRALAVLAEVGLGYLRLGQSALSLSGGEAQRLKLAKELTRRARGKAVYLLDEPSTGLHFQDVSTLMGILQRLVDKGHTVIIIEHNPDIIREADWLIDLGPDGGPAGGELLFAGPPSQIRSCTRSATGAVLVEALDQDAERRDPTPE comes from the coding sequence ATGAGCACGCGCGGCGCACCGATCCGCGTGCACGGCGCGCGGGAGAACAACCTCCGGGGGATCGACGTGGAGATCCCCCGCTACAGCTTCACGGTGCTGACCGGCCCGAGTGGCTCGGGCAAGAGCAGCCTCGCCTTCGACACGCTCTTCGCCGAGGGGCGCCGGCGCTACGTGGAGAGCCTGTCCAGCCAGGCGCGGCAGCTCTTCGGCGAGCTGCACCGTCCCGACGTGGATCTGGTGGAGGGGTTGAGTCCGGCGGTGGCCGTCAACCAGCACAGCACCGCGGCGGGGCCACGCTCCACCGTGGGGACGCTGAGCGAGATCGGCAACTTCCTCCGCCTCCTCTACGCGCGCGTGGGCGAGCTGGGCGAAGGCGGCTACGTGATGGACCCGGAGGCCATCCGCGAGCGGCTCGAGGCGCTGCCCGAGGGGACGCGCCTCACGCTGCTGGCCCCGGTGCTGGAGGAGCGCAAAGGGGCGCAGAAGCGGCTGCTGGATCGCCTGCGCCGCGAGGGCCTGGTGCGCGTGCGTCTCAACGGGGAGCTGCGCGATCTCGACGAGGACCTGCGCCTCGAGGCCGGCCGGCGCAACAGCGTGGAGGCGGTGGTGGACCGCCTGGTCTGCGGCCCGAAGAGCCAGCGGCGCCTGGCCGACAGCGTGTCGCGCGCGCTCGAGCTGTCGGGCGGGCGGCTGCGCGCGCTGATCCAGAGCGCGGGGGCGGGGGGCGACGAGGACGTCGAGACCCTCGATCTCGCCGTGGCCCGCGGCGGCGAACGGGCGCTGCCGGAGATCTCTCCCAGCCTCTTCTCCTTCAACAGCCGGCGCGGCGCCTGCCCCGAGTGCCAGGGGCTGGGCCGGAGCCGACGGGTGCAGCTCGACCTGCTCGTGACGTCGCCCGCCAAGAGCCTGGCCGACGGCGCGCTGCCGGTGCTGGCCGGCGCCCGCGGCGCCTGGTTGCTGGCGCAGATCGAGGCGCTGGGCGCGGTGCTCGGCTTCACGCTGGACACGCCCTGGCGAAAGATCTCCGAGGAGGCGCGCGTCACCCTGCTCCACGGCACCGGGCGGGGCGGCCTGGACATCCAGCTGCGCAGTCCCCGCGGCCGCGTGCGCAAGACCTTTCCCGGGCTCATCCCCTACCTCGAGCGGCGGCACGCCGAGACGAGCAGCGCGAGCCTGCGCAAGAGCATCGAGGCGCTCATGGGCGACGAACCCTGCCCCGCCTGCGGCGGCAAGCGGCTCTCGGAGGACGCGCTGCGCGTCAGCCTCGGAGGCCTGGACTTCGCCGCGCTCAGCGCGCTGACCCTGCGCGAGCTGGACGTCCACCTCGCCGCGCTGCGCTTCAGCGGACCGCGCCGCGACGTCGCCGGCGAGATCCTGCCGGAGATCCGCTCGCGCCTCGCTTTCCTGGACCGCGTGGGCCTCGGCTACCTCAGCCTCGACCGCCGGGCGAGCACGCTGTCGGGCGGAGAGCGGCAGCGCCTGGCGCTGGCCGAGCAGGTGGGCAGCGCGATGACGGGGGTGCTCTACATCCTCGACGAGCCGTCCATCGGCCTGCACCCGCGCGACCACCATGCGCTGCTGGACACGCTGATCACGCTGCGCGACCGCGGCAACACGGTGCTGGTGGTGGAGCACGACCGGGCGACGATCGAGCGGGCGGACTGGATCATCGACCTTGGACCGGGCGCCGGCGAGCGCGGCGGCGAGGTGGTGGCGGCCGGGGACCTCGCGGCCATCCGCGCGCACGCGGCCAGCCCCACGGGCCGCAGCCTGCGCGAGGCGCTGGGCCGGCCGCTGCGCGCCCCGCGTCCGCCCGGCAAGGCGTGGCTGCGGGTGATGGGCGCGAGCCTGCACAACCTAAAGGACCTGGAAGCGGAGTTCCCCCTGGGCCTGCTCACCTGCGTCACCGGCGTGTCCGGCAGCGGCAAGAGCAGCCTCGTGCACGACACGCTCTACCGGCACCTGGCGCGCGCGCTGGGCAGGGAGACGCCCACGCCCGGCCCCTGCCGCCGCTTCAGCGGCGCCGGCGCCGTGGACGACGTCGTCTACGTGGACCAGGCGCCCATCGGCCGCTCCCCGCGCAGCAACCCGGCCACCTACGCCGGCCTCTGGAACGAGGTGCGACGGCTCTACGCCTCGCTGCCCGAGAGCAAGCTGCGGGGCTACGGCCCCGGCCGCTTCAGCTTCAACGTGAAGGGCGGCCGCTGCGAGCACTGCCAGGGCGACGGCGAGCGCAAGGTCACGCTGCACTTCCTGCCGCCGGCCTACGTGCCCTGCGAGGTCTGCCGGGGACGTCGCTTCAATCGCGAGACGCTGGAGATCCACTACCGCGGGCGCACCATCGCCGAGGTGCTGGACATGACCGTCGAGCAGGCGCGGGAGCACTTCTCCGAGATCCCCGCGCTCGGCCGCGCGCTCGCCGTGCTGGCCGAGGTGGGACTCGGCTACCTGCGCCTGGGACAGAGCGCGCTCAGCCTGTCGGGCGGCGAGGCGCAGCGGCTCAAGCTGGCCAAGGAGCTCACGCGCCGGGCGCGGGGGAAGGCCGTCTACCTGCTCGACGAGCCGAGCACGGGCCTGCACTTCCAGGACGTGAGCACGCTGATGGGCATCCTCCAGCGCTTGGTTGACAAGGGGCACACCGTCATTATAATCGAGCACAACCCCGACATCATCCGGGAGGCGGATTGGCTCATCGACCTCGGACCCGACGGCGGCCCCGCGGGCGGCGAGCTGCTCTTCGCCGGCCCGCCCTCGCAGATCCGATCCTGCACCCGTAGCGCCACCGGCGCCGTTCTGGTCGAGGCGCTGGACCAGGACGCGGAGCGCCGCGACCCGACACCCGAGTAG